Proteins from a genomic interval of Oxyura jamaicensis isolate SHBP4307 breed ruddy duck chromosome 10, BPBGC_Ojam_1.0, whole genome shotgun sequence:
- the PARP6 gene encoding protein mono-ADP-ribosyltransferase PARP6 isoform X3: MDLKGQYWTDDDSDGDNESEEFLYGVQGTCAADLYRHPQLDADIEAVKEIYSENAVSVREYGTIDDVDIDLHVNISFLDEEVATAWKVLRTEPIVLRLRFSLSQYLDGPEPSIEVFQPSNKEGFGLGLQLKKILGMFTSQQWKHLSNDFLKTQQEKRHSWFKTSGTIKKFRAGLSIFSPIPKSPSFPVIPDSVLKGKLGAPEVRVNRLMNRSVSCTVKNPKGEVFSYAPSTQVGGHCKNVPTLEYGFLVQIMKYAEQRIPTLNEYCVVCDEQHVFQNGSMLKPAVCTRELCVFSFYTLGVMSGAAEEVATGAEVVDLLVAMCRAALESPRKSIIFEPYPSVVDPNDPKTLAFNPKKKNYERLQKALDSVMSIREMTQGSYLEIKKQMDKLDPLAHPLLQWIISSNRSHIVKLPLSRQLKFMHTSHQFLLLSSPPAKEARFRTAKKLYGSTFAFHGSHIENWHSILRNGLVNASYTKLQLHGAAYGKGIYLSPISSISFGYSGMGKGQHRMPSKDELVQRYNRMNTIPQTRSIQSRFLQSRNLNCIALCEVITSKDLQKHGNIWVCPVSDHVCTRFFFVYEDGQVGDANINTQDPKIQKEIMRVIGTQVYTN; encoded by the exons ATG GACCTCAAGGGCCAGTACTGGACGGACGATGACTCCGACGGGGACAATGAGTCCGAGGAGTTCCTCTACGGGGTGCAG GGGACCTGCGCCGCCGACCTGTACCGCCACCCACAGCTGGACGCCGACATCGAGGCCGTGAAGGAGATCTACAGCGAGAATGCCGTGTCCGTCAG GGAGTATGGGACCATCGACGACGTGGACATCGACCTCCACGTGAACATCAGCTTCCTCGAT GAGGAGGTGGCGACAGCGTGGAAGGTGCTTCGGACGGAGCCCATCGTCCTGCGCCTGCGCTTCTCCCTCTCCCAGTACCTCGATGGCCCCG AACCATCCATCGAGGTCTTCCAGCCGTCCAACAAGGAGGGCTTCGGGCTGGGTCTGCAGCTGAAGAA GATCCTGGGCATGTTCACATCCCAGCAATGGAAACACCTCAGCAACGACTTCCTGAAGACCCAGCAGGAGAAGCGGCACAGTTGGTTCAAGACGAGTGGCACCATCAAGAAGTTTCGAGCGGGCCTCAGCAtcttctcccccatccccaa GTCGCCCAGCTTCCCCGTCATCCCGGACTCGGTGCTGAAGGGCAAGCTGGGCGCGCCCGAGGTGCGCGTCAACCGCCTGATGAACCGCTCCGTCTCCTGCACGGTGAAGAACCCCAAGGGGGAGGTTTTCAGCTacgcccccagcacccag GTTGGTGGCCACTGCAAGAACGTCCCCACGCTGGAGTACGGCTTCCTCGTCCAG ATCATGAAGTACGCGGAGCAGCGCATCCCGACGCTCAACGAGTACTGCGTGGTGTGTGACGAGCAGCACGTCTTCCAGAACGGCTCCATGCTCAAG ccAGCCGTGTGCACCCGGGAGCTGTGCGTCTTCTCCTTCTACACCCTGGGCGTGATGTCTGGCGCGGCGGAGGAGGTGGCCACAGGTGCTGAG GTGGTGGACCTGCTGGTGGCCATGTGCCGCGCTGCGCTGGAGTCTCCTCGCAAAAGCATCATCTTTGAGCCTTACCCCTCCGTGGTGGACCCCAACGACCCCAAAACACTCGCCTTCAACCCCAAG AAGAAGAACTACGAGCGGCTGCAGAAGGCCCTGGACAGCGTGATGTCCATCCGGGAGATGACCCAG GGCTCCTATCTGGAGATCAAGAAGCAGATGGACAAGCTGGACCCCCTGGCACATCCCCTCCTGCAATG GATCATCTCCAGCAACAGGTCCCACATCGTCAAGCTGCCTCTCAGCAGG CAGCTGAAGTTCATGCACACCTCACACCAGTTCCTCCTGCTGAGCAGCCCCCCGGCCAAGGAAGCCCGTTTCCGCACCGCCAAGAAGCTCTACGGCAGCACCTTCGCTTTCCA TGGCTCTCACATTGAGAACTGGCACTCCATCCTCCGCAACGGGCTGGTCAACGCGTCCTACACCAAACTGCAG CTGCATGGAGCAGCCTATGGCAAGGGCATCTATCTGAGCCCCATCTCCAGTATTTCCTTTGGATACTCAG ggatggggaaagggcAGCACCGGATGCCTTCGAAGGACGAGCTGGTGCAGAGGTACAACCGGATGAACACCATCCCCCAG ACCCGCTCCATCCAGTCCCGCTTCCTCCAGAGCCGCAACCTGAACTGCATCGCGCTTTGTGAAG TCATCACCTCCAAGGACCTGCAGAAGCACGGCAACATCTGGGTCTGCCCCGTCTCGGACCACGTCTGCACCCGCTTCTTCTTTGT GTACGAAGACGGCCAAGTGGGAGACGCCAATATCAATACTCAGGACCCCAAAATCCAGAAGGAGATCATGCGTGTGATCGGGACTCAGGTGTACACAAACTGA
- the PARP6 gene encoding protein mono-ADP-ribosyltransferase PARP6 isoform X4 → MDLKGQYWTDDDSDGDNESEEFLYGVQGTCAADLYRHPQLDADIEAVKEIYSENAVSVREYGTIDDVDIDLHVNISFLDEEVATAWKVLRTEPIVLRLRFSLSQYLDGPEPSIEVFQPSNKEGFGLGLQLKKILGMFTSQQWKHLSNDFLKTQQEKRHSWFKTSGTIKKFRAGLSIFSPIPKSPSFPVIPDSVLKGKLGAPEVRVNRLMNRSVSCTVKNPKGEVFSYAPSTQVGGHCKNVPTLEYGFLVQIMKYAEQRIPTLNEYCVVCDEQHVFQNGSMLKPAVCTRELCVFSFYTLGVMSGAAEEVATGAEVVDLLVAMCRAALESPRKSIIFEPYPSVVDPNDPKTLAFNPKKKNYERLQKALDSVMSIREMTQGSYLEIKKQMDKLDPLAHPLLQWIISSNRSHIVKLPLSRLKFMHTSHQFLLLSSPPAKEARFRTAKKLYGSTFAFHGSHIENWHSILRNGLVNASYTKLQLHGAAYGKGIYLSPISSISFGYSGMGKGQHRMPSKDELVQRYNRMNTIPQTRSIQSRFLQSRNLNCIALCEVITSKDLQKHGNIWVCPVSDHVCTRFFFVYEDGQVGDANINTQDPKIQKEIMRVIGTQVYTN, encoded by the exons ATG GACCTCAAGGGCCAGTACTGGACGGACGATGACTCCGACGGGGACAATGAGTCCGAGGAGTTCCTCTACGGGGTGCAG GGGACCTGCGCCGCCGACCTGTACCGCCACCCACAGCTGGACGCCGACATCGAGGCCGTGAAGGAGATCTACAGCGAGAATGCCGTGTCCGTCAG GGAGTATGGGACCATCGACGACGTGGACATCGACCTCCACGTGAACATCAGCTTCCTCGAT GAGGAGGTGGCGACAGCGTGGAAGGTGCTTCGGACGGAGCCCATCGTCCTGCGCCTGCGCTTCTCCCTCTCCCAGTACCTCGATGGCCCCG AACCATCCATCGAGGTCTTCCAGCCGTCCAACAAGGAGGGCTTCGGGCTGGGTCTGCAGCTGAAGAA GATCCTGGGCATGTTCACATCCCAGCAATGGAAACACCTCAGCAACGACTTCCTGAAGACCCAGCAGGAGAAGCGGCACAGTTGGTTCAAGACGAGTGGCACCATCAAGAAGTTTCGAGCGGGCCTCAGCAtcttctcccccatccccaa GTCGCCCAGCTTCCCCGTCATCCCGGACTCGGTGCTGAAGGGCAAGCTGGGCGCGCCCGAGGTGCGCGTCAACCGCCTGATGAACCGCTCCGTCTCCTGCACGGTGAAGAACCCCAAGGGGGAGGTTTTCAGCTacgcccccagcacccag GTTGGTGGCCACTGCAAGAACGTCCCCACGCTGGAGTACGGCTTCCTCGTCCAG ATCATGAAGTACGCGGAGCAGCGCATCCCGACGCTCAACGAGTACTGCGTGGTGTGTGACGAGCAGCACGTCTTCCAGAACGGCTCCATGCTCAAG ccAGCCGTGTGCACCCGGGAGCTGTGCGTCTTCTCCTTCTACACCCTGGGCGTGATGTCTGGCGCGGCGGAGGAGGTGGCCACAGGTGCTGAG GTGGTGGACCTGCTGGTGGCCATGTGCCGCGCTGCGCTGGAGTCTCCTCGCAAAAGCATCATCTTTGAGCCTTACCCCTCCGTGGTGGACCCCAACGACCCCAAAACACTCGCCTTCAACCCCAAG AAGAAGAACTACGAGCGGCTGCAGAAGGCCCTGGACAGCGTGATGTCCATCCGGGAGATGACCCAG GGCTCCTATCTGGAGATCAAGAAGCAGATGGACAAGCTGGACCCCCTGGCACATCCCCTCCTGCAATG GATCATCTCCAGCAACAGGTCCCACATCGTCAAGCTGCCTCTCAGCAGG CTGAAGTTCATGCACACCTCACACCAGTTCCTCCTGCTGAGCAGCCCCCCGGCCAAGGAAGCCCGTTTCCGCACCGCCAAGAAGCTCTACGGCAGCACCTTCGCTTTCCA TGGCTCTCACATTGAGAACTGGCACTCCATCCTCCGCAACGGGCTGGTCAACGCGTCCTACACCAAACTGCAG CTGCATGGAGCAGCCTATGGCAAGGGCATCTATCTGAGCCCCATCTCCAGTATTTCCTTTGGATACTCAG ggatggggaaagggcAGCACCGGATGCCTTCGAAGGACGAGCTGGTGCAGAGGTACAACCGGATGAACACCATCCCCCAG ACCCGCTCCATCCAGTCCCGCTTCCTCCAGAGCCGCAACCTGAACTGCATCGCGCTTTGTGAAG TCATCACCTCCAAGGACCTGCAGAAGCACGGCAACATCTGGGTCTGCCCCGTCTCGGACCACGTCTGCACCCGCTTCTTCTTTGT GTACGAAGACGGCCAAGTGGGAGACGCCAATATCAATACTCAGGACCCCAAAATCCAGAAGGAGATCATGCGTGTGATCGGGACTCAGGTGTACACAAACTGA
- the PARP6 gene encoding protein mono-ADP-ribosyltransferase PARP6 isoform X2, with the protein MDLKGQYWTDDDSDGDNESEEFLYGVQGTCAADLYRHPQLDADIEAVKEIYSENAVSVREYGTIDDVDIDLHVNISFLDEEVATAWKVLRTEPIVLRLRFSLSQYLDGPEPSIEVFQPSNKEGFGLGLQLKKILGMFTSQQWKHLSNDFLKTQQEKRHSWFKTSGTIKKFRAGLSIFSPIPKSPSFPVIPDSVLKGKLGAPEVRVNRLMNRSVSCTVKNPKGEVFSYAPSTQAGVAPFNILVGGHCKNVPTLEYGFLVQIMKYAEQRIPTLNEYCVVCDEQHVFQNGSMLKPAVCTRELCVFSFYTLGVMSGAAEEVATGAEVVDLLVAMCRAALESPRKSIIFEPYPSVVDPNDPKTLAFNPKKKNYERLQKALDSVMSIREMTQGSYLEIKKQMDKLDPLAHPLLQWIISSNRSHIVKLPLSRLKFMHTSHQFLLLSSPPAKEARFRTAKKLYGSTFAFHGSHIENWHSILRNGLVNASYTKLQLHGAAYGKGIYLSPISSISFGYSGMGKGQHRMPSKDELVQRYNRMNTIPQTRSIQSRFLQSRNLNCIALCEVITSKDLQKHGNIWVCPVSDHVCTRFFFVYEDGQVGDANINTQDPKIQKEIMRVIGTQVYTN; encoded by the exons ATG GACCTCAAGGGCCAGTACTGGACGGACGATGACTCCGACGGGGACAATGAGTCCGAGGAGTTCCTCTACGGGGTGCAG GGGACCTGCGCCGCCGACCTGTACCGCCACCCACAGCTGGACGCCGACATCGAGGCCGTGAAGGAGATCTACAGCGAGAATGCCGTGTCCGTCAG GGAGTATGGGACCATCGACGACGTGGACATCGACCTCCACGTGAACATCAGCTTCCTCGAT GAGGAGGTGGCGACAGCGTGGAAGGTGCTTCGGACGGAGCCCATCGTCCTGCGCCTGCGCTTCTCCCTCTCCCAGTACCTCGATGGCCCCG AACCATCCATCGAGGTCTTCCAGCCGTCCAACAAGGAGGGCTTCGGGCTGGGTCTGCAGCTGAAGAA GATCCTGGGCATGTTCACATCCCAGCAATGGAAACACCTCAGCAACGACTTCCTGAAGACCCAGCAGGAGAAGCGGCACAGTTGGTTCAAGACGAGTGGCACCATCAAGAAGTTTCGAGCGGGCCTCAGCAtcttctcccccatccccaa GTCGCCCAGCTTCCCCGTCATCCCGGACTCGGTGCTGAAGGGCAAGCTGGGCGCGCCCGAGGTGCGCGTCAACCGCCTGATGAACCGCTCCGTCTCCTGCACGGTGAAGAACCCCAAGGGGGAGGTTTTCAGCTacgcccccagcacccaggcagGTGTCGCCCCCTTCAACATCCTG GTTGGTGGCCACTGCAAGAACGTCCCCACGCTGGAGTACGGCTTCCTCGTCCAG ATCATGAAGTACGCGGAGCAGCGCATCCCGACGCTCAACGAGTACTGCGTGGTGTGTGACGAGCAGCACGTCTTCCAGAACGGCTCCATGCTCAAG ccAGCCGTGTGCACCCGGGAGCTGTGCGTCTTCTCCTTCTACACCCTGGGCGTGATGTCTGGCGCGGCGGAGGAGGTGGCCACAGGTGCTGAG GTGGTGGACCTGCTGGTGGCCATGTGCCGCGCTGCGCTGGAGTCTCCTCGCAAAAGCATCATCTTTGAGCCTTACCCCTCCGTGGTGGACCCCAACGACCCCAAAACACTCGCCTTCAACCCCAAG AAGAAGAACTACGAGCGGCTGCAGAAGGCCCTGGACAGCGTGATGTCCATCCGGGAGATGACCCAG GGCTCCTATCTGGAGATCAAGAAGCAGATGGACAAGCTGGACCCCCTGGCACATCCCCTCCTGCAATG GATCATCTCCAGCAACAGGTCCCACATCGTCAAGCTGCCTCTCAGCAGG CTGAAGTTCATGCACACCTCACACCAGTTCCTCCTGCTGAGCAGCCCCCCGGCCAAGGAAGCCCGTTTCCGCACCGCCAAGAAGCTCTACGGCAGCACCTTCGCTTTCCA TGGCTCTCACATTGAGAACTGGCACTCCATCCTCCGCAACGGGCTGGTCAACGCGTCCTACACCAAACTGCAG CTGCATGGAGCAGCCTATGGCAAGGGCATCTATCTGAGCCCCATCTCCAGTATTTCCTTTGGATACTCAG ggatggggaaagggcAGCACCGGATGCCTTCGAAGGACGAGCTGGTGCAGAGGTACAACCGGATGAACACCATCCCCCAG ACCCGCTCCATCCAGTCCCGCTTCCTCCAGAGCCGCAACCTGAACTGCATCGCGCTTTGTGAAG TCATCACCTCCAAGGACCTGCAGAAGCACGGCAACATCTGGGTCTGCCCCGTCTCGGACCACGTCTGCACCCGCTTCTTCTTTGT GTACGAAGACGGCCAAGTGGGAGACGCCAATATCAATACTCAGGACCCCAAAATCCAGAAGGAGATCATGCGTGTGATCGGGACTCAGGTGTACACAAACTGA
- the PARP6 gene encoding protein mono-ADP-ribosyltransferase PARP6 isoform X1: MDLKGQYWTDDDSDGDNESEEFLYGVQGTCAADLYRHPQLDADIEAVKEIYSENAVSVREYGTIDDVDIDLHVNISFLDEEVATAWKVLRTEPIVLRLRFSLSQYLDGPEPSIEVFQPSNKEGFGLGLQLKKILGMFTSQQWKHLSNDFLKTQQEKRHSWFKTSGTIKKFRAGLSIFSPIPKSPSFPVIPDSVLKGKLGAPEVRVNRLMNRSVSCTVKNPKGEVFSYAPSTQAGVAPFNILVGGHCKNVPTLEYGFLVQIMKYAEQRIPTLNEYCVVCDEQHVFQNGSMLKPAVCTRELCVFSFYTLGVMSGAAEEVATGAEVVDLLVAMCRAALESPRKSIIFEPYPSVVDPNDPKTLAFNPKKKNYERLQKALDSVMSIREMTQGSYLEIKKQMDKLDPLAHPLLQWIISSNRSHIVKLPLSRQLKFMHTSHQFLLLSSPPAKEARFRTAKKLYGSTFAFHGSHIENWHSILRNGLVNASYTKLQLHGAAYGKGIYLSPISSISFGYSGMGKGQHRMPSKDELVQRYNRMNTIPQTRSIQSRFLQSRNLNCIALCEVITSKDLQKHGNIWVCPVSDHVCTRFFFVYEDGQVGDANINTQDPKIQKEIMRVIGTQVYTN; encoded by the exons ATG GACCTCAAGGGCCAGTACTGGACGGACGATGACTCCGACGGGGACAATGAGTCCGAGGAGTTCCTCTACGGGGTGCAG GGGACCTGCGCCGCCGACCTGTACCGCCACCCACAGCTGGACGCCGACATCGAGGCCGTGAAGGAGATCTACAGCGAGAATGCCGTGTCCGTCAG GGAGTATGGGACCATCGACGACGTGGACATCGACCTCCACGTGAACATCAGCTTCCTCGAT GAGGAGGTGGCGACAGCGTGGAAGGTGCTTCGGACGGAGCCCATCGTCCTGCGCCTGCGCTTCTCCCTCTCCCAGTACCTCGATGGCCCCG AACCATCCATCGAGGTCTTCCAGCCGTCCAACAAGGAGGGCTTCGGGCTGGGTCTGCAGCTGAAGAA GATCCTGGGCATGTTCACATCCCAGCAATGGAAACACCTCAGCAACGACTTCCTGAAGACCCAGCAGGAGAAGCGGCACAGTTGGTTCAAGACGAGTGGCACCATCAAGAAGTTTCGAGCGGGCCTCAGCAtcttctcccccatccccaa GTCGCCCAGCTTCCCCGTCATCCCGGACTCGGTGCTGAAGGGCAAGCTGGGCGCGCCCGAGGTGCGCGTCAACCGCCTGATGAACCGCTCCGTCTCCTGCACGGTGAAGAACCCCAAGGGGGAGGTTTTCAGCTacgcccccagcacccaggcagGTGTCGCCCCCTTCAACATCCTG GTTGGTGGCCACTGCAAGAACGTCCCCACGCTGGAGTACGGCTTCCTCGTCCAG ATCATGAAGTACGCGGAGCAGCGCATCCCGACGCTCAACGAGTACTGCGTGGTGTGTGACGAGCAGCACGTCTTCCAGAACGGCTCCATGCTCAAG ccAGCCGTGTGCACCCGGGAGCTGTGCGTCTTCTCCTTCTACACCCTGGGCGTGATGTCTGGCGCGGCGGAGGAGGTGGCCACAGGTGCTGAG GTGGTGGACCTGCTGGTGGCCATGTGCCGCGCTGCGCTGGAGTCTCCTCGCAAAAGCATCATCTTTGAGCCTTACCCCTCCGTGGTGGACCCCAACGACCCCAAAACACTCGCCTTCAACCCCAAG AAGAAGAACTACGAGCGGCTGCAGAAGGCCCTGGACAGCGTGATGTCCATCCGGGAGATGACCCAG GGCTCCTATCTGGAGATCAAGAAGCAGATGGACAAGCTGGACCCCCTGGCACATCCCCTCCTGCAATG GATCATCTCCAGCAACAGGTCCCACATCGTCAAGCTGCCTCTCAGCAGG CAGCTGAAGTTCATGCACACCTCACACCAGTTCCTCCTGCTGAGCAGCCCCCCGGCCAAGGAAGCCCGTTTCCGCACCGCCAAGAAGCTCTACGGCAGCACCTTCGCTTTCCA TGGCTCTCACATTGAGAACTGGCACTCCATCCTCCGCAACGGGCTGGTCAACGCGTCCTACACCAAACTGCAG CTGCATGGAGCAGCCTATGGCAAGGGCATCTATCTGAGCCCCATCTCCAGTATTTCCTTTGGATACTCAG ggatggggaaagggcAGCACCGGATGCCTTCGAAGGACGAGCTGGTGCAGAGGTACAACCGGATGAACACCATCCCCCAG ACCCGCTCCATCCAGTCCCGCTTCCTCCAGAGCCGCAACCTGAACTGCATCGCGCTTTGTGAAG TCATCACCTCCAAGGACCTGCAGAAGCACGGCAACATCTGGGTCTGCCCCGTCTCGGACCACGTCTGCACCCGCTTCTTCTTTGT GTACGAAGACGGCCAAGTGGGAGACGCCAATATCAATACTCAGGACCCCAAAATCCAGAAGGAGATCATGCGTGTGATCGGGACTCAGGTGTACACAAACTGA